In one Balaenoptera musculus isolate JJ_BM4_2016_0621 chromosome 20, mBalMus1.pri.v3, whole genome shotgun sequence genomic region, the following are encoded:
- the MAP2K3 gene encoding dual specificity mitogen-activated protein kinase kinase 3 isoform X2 — protein sequence MESPAASQPAGVPASKGKSRRKKDLRISCVSKPPAPSPTPPRNLDSRAFITIGDRNFEVEADDLVAISELGRGAYGVVEKVRHAQSGTIMAVKRIRATVNSQEQKRLLMDLDVNMRTVDCFYTVTFYGALFREGDVWICMELMDTSLDKFYRKVLDKDMTIPEDILGEIAVSIVRALEHLHSKLSVIHRDVKPSNVLINKEGHVKMCDFGISGYLVDSVAKTMDAGCKPYMAPERINPELNQKGYNVKSDVWSLGITMIEMAILRFPYESWGTPFQQLKQVVEEPSPQLPADRFSPEFVDFTAQCLRKNPAERMSYLELMEHPFFTSHKTKKTDIAAFVKEILGEDS from the exons GAAAGTCCAGGAGGAAGAAGGATTTACGAATCTCCTGCGTGTCCAAGCCGCCGGCGCCCAGCCCCAC GCCCCCCCGGAACCTGGACTCCCGGGCCTTCATCACCATCGGGGACAGG AACTTTGAGGTGGAGGCGGATGACCTGGTCGCCATCTCGGAGCTGGGCCGAGGCGCCTACGGGGTGGTGGAGAAGGTGCGGCACGCCCAGAGCGGCACCATCATGGCCGTGAAG CGCATCCGGGCCACCGTGAACTCGCAGGAGCAGAAACGCCTGCTCATGGACTTGGACGTGAACATGCGCACGGTCGACTGCTTCTACACCGTCACCTTCTACGGGGCCCTCTTCAGAGAG GGAGACGTGTGGATCTGCATGGAGCTCATGGACACATCCCTGGACAAGTTCTACCGGAAGGTGCTGGACAAGGACATGACGATCCCGGAGGACATTCTCGGGGAAATCGCTGTATCT ATTGTGAGGGCCCTGGAGCACCTGCACAGCAAGCTGTCCGTGATCCACAGAG ACGTGAAGCCGTCCAACGTCCTCATCAACAAGGAGGGCCACGTGAAGATGTGCGACTTTGGGATCAGTGGCTACCTGGTGGATTCCGTGGCCAAGACGATGGATGCCGGCTGCAAGCCCTACATGGCT CCTGAGAGGATCAACCCGGAGCTGAACCAGAAAGGCTACAATGTCAAGTCCGACGTCTGGAGCCTCGGCATCACCATG ATCGAGATGGCCATCCTGCGGTTTCCTTATGAGTCCTGGGGGACCCCGTTCCAGCAGCTGAAGCAGGTGGTGGAGGAGCCGTCCCCGCAGCTCCCAGCCGACCGCTTCTCCCCCGAGTTTGTGGACTTCACTGCACAGTG CCTGAGAAAGAACCCTGCGGAACGCATGAGCTACCTGGAGCTGATG GAACACCCTTTCTTCACCTCGCACAAAACCAAGAAGACCGACATCGCTGCCTTTGTGAAGGAGATCCTGGGAGAGGACTCGTAG
- the MAP2K3 gene encoding dual specificity mitogen-activated protein kinase kinase 3 isoform X1: MESPAASQPAGVPASKGKSRRKKDLRISCVSKPPAPSPTPPRNLDSRAFITIGDRNFEVEADDLVAISELGRGAYGVVEKVRHAQSGTIMAVKRIRATVNSQEQKRLLMDLDVNMRTVDCFYTVTFYGALFREGDVWICMELMDTSLDKFYRKVLDKDMTIPEDILGEIAVSIVRALEHLHSKLSVIHRDVKPSNVLINKEGHVKMCDFGISGYLVDSVAKTMDAGCKPYMAPERINPELNQKGYNVKSDVWSLGITMIEMAILRFPYESWGTPFQQLKQVVEEPSPQLPADRFSPEFVDFTAQCMAPACPQPALFCPSLRKNPAERMSYLELMEHPFFTSHKTKKTDIAAFVKEILGEDS, from the exons GAAAGTCCAGGAGGAAGAAGGATTTACGAATCTCCTGCGTGTCCAAGCCGCCGGCGCCCAGCCCCAC GCCCCCCCGGAACCTGGACTCCCGGGCCTTCATCACCATCGGGGACAGG AACTTTGAGGTGGAGGCGGATGACCTGGTCGCCATCTCGGAGCTGGGCCGAGGCGCCTACGGGGTGGTGGAGAAGGTGCGGCACGCCCAGAGCGGCACCATCATGGCCGTGAAG CGCATCCGGGCCACCGTGAACTCGCAGGAGCAGAAACGCCTGCTCATGGACTTGGACGTGAACATGCGCACGGTCGACTGCTTCTACACCGTCACCTTCTACGGGGCCCTCTTCAGAGAG GGAGACGTGTGGATCTGCATGGAGCTCATGGACACATCCCTGGACAAGTTCTACCGGAAGGTGCTGGACAAGGACATGACGATCCCGGAGGACATTCTCGGGGAAATCGCTGTATCT ATTGTGAGGGCCCTGGAGCACCTGCACAGCAAGCTGTCCGTGATCCACAGAG ACGTGAAGCCGTCCAACGTCCTCATCAACAAGGAGGGCCACGTGAAGATGTGCGACTTTGGGATCAGTGGCTACCTGGTGGATTCCGTGGCCAAGACGATGGATGCCGGCTGCAAGCCCTACATGGCT CCTGAGAGGATCAACCCGGAGCTGAACCAGAAAGGCTACAATGTCAAGTCCGACGTCTGGAGCCTCGGCATCACCATG ATCGAGATGGCCATCCTGCGGTTTCCTTATGAGTCCTGGGGGACCCCGTTCCAGCAGCTGAAGCAGGTGGTGGAGGAGCCGTCCCCGCAGCTCCCAGCCGACCGCTTCTCCCCCGAGTTTGTGGACTTCACTGCACAGTG TATGGCTCCAGCCTGCCCTCAGCCTGCCCTGTTCTGTCCTAGCCTGAGAAAGAACCCTGCGGAACGCATGAGCTACCTGGAGCTGATG GAACACCCTTTCTTCACCTCGCACAAAACCAAGAAGACCGACATCGCTGCCTTTGTGAAGGAGATCCTGGGAGAGGACTCGTAG